One genomic segment of Hordeum vulgare subsp. vulgare chromosome 2H, MorexV3_pseudomolecules_assembly, whole genome shotgun sequence includes these proteins:
- the LOC123430886 gene encoding uncharacterized protein LOC123430886, with translation MTSEGNKAAAPNEPLPIEPPASSGTKRKRGRPRKYEYSTYEQPHMAQPVQSIPPLRSALYNPNIRHDGVHINHPLGGTLDTKMHTVHVLPAQQTQGYRPSRPVDSGTTVKFRENQASNSSSAHVRGNVGKDVIVGKHFVGKMTKQCPGFSLITVRVKDNQVLRGWIPDETNLRPITPKDDLAPDLPMLQPSQLQKKASAIHRQAAPPLPVHLENVTIAKPLQMRRPVETSTLKFIIPPPAPRPYVGSGVVAAAPVSIISGNVSRPLPKQDTGSLSQEPSATVVPVKSAQPVLVSCRHVDQDVHVEGKSVPEFNSDSESSSGSKDSSGQSPRGSPAAMGETDITSGYKEHSNAANSNQHICKEPSDNPEQSEQPKTEPNILKGVDDPMTGASGKPRLILSD, from the exons ATGACATCAGAAGGGAATAAAGCTGCTGCGCCTAATGAACCGCTGCCCATTGAGCCACCCGCAAGCTCTGGCACAAAGCGTAAGCGTGGTCGCCCAAGGAAGTACGAGTATTCTACATATGAACAACCTCACATGGCACAGCCCGTTCAGAGCATTCCACCTCTTCGCAGCGCATTGTATAACCCAAATATCCGACATGATGGGGTGCACATTAACCACCCGTTAGGTGGTACTCTTGACACTAAAATGCATACAGTTCATGTGCTGCCTGCACAGCAGACTCAGGGTTATAGGCCCAGCCGACCTGTAGATTCTGGTACTACAGTCAAATTTCGTGAAAATCAAGCCTCCAACAGTAGCAGTGCTCATGTGCGAGGCAATGTAGGCAAGGATGTTATCGTTGGCAAGCATTTTGTTGGAAAGATGACCAAGCAATGTCCTGGGTTTTCTCTTATCACGGTGAGAGTGAAGGACAATCAGGTGCTCAGAGGTTGGATCCCAGATGAAACTAACCTACGCCCAATAACACCGAAGGATGATCTTGCCCCTGACCTCCCCATGCTCCAGCCAAGTCAACTTCAGAAGAAAGCATCTGCAATCCACAGACAAGCTGCTCCTCCCTTACCAGTCCACTTGGAGAATGTTACAATTGCAAAGCCTCTTCAGATGAGGAGGCCTGTGGAGACATCTACTCTTAAGTTCATCATCCCTCCTCCCGCTCCAAGACCTTACGTTGGCTCTGGGGTTGTTGCAGCAGCACCTGTTTCGATTATATCTGGGAATGTATCAAGGCCTTTGCCTAAGCAAGACACTGGATCTTTGAGCCAAGAACCATCAGCTACTGTGGTGCCAGTTAAATCCGCTCAACCTGTATTAGTATCATGCAGACACGTGGATCAAGATGTGCATGTTGAAGGAAAATCTGTCCCTGAGTTTAACAGTGATTCTGAATCTTCAAGTGGAAGCAAGGACTCATCAG GCCAATCTCCGCGTGGTTCTCCAGCTGCCATGGGTGAGACTGATATAACATCAG GCTACAAAGAACACTCAAATGCTGCTAATAGCAACCAACATATTTGTAAGGAACCATCAG ATAACCCAGAACAGTCTGAGCAACCAAAGACAGAGCCTAACATCCTGAAAGGAGTTGATGACCCAATGACAGGAGCCTCAGGTAAACCAAGACTCATCCTATCTGATTAG
- the LOC123428788 gene encoding BTB/POZ and MATH domain-containing protein 1-like, with product MAENPAAAAVNLGAGLRLPETSSRCVMESGAHNFEVTNYALLEGLGVGKYIASSTFRVGGYDWNMRFYPDGERKESAGNASAFLANLSQAKDEVRTKFTLSMLDDHGNAQESNRCDYLPGRLERALKDGKGTDVTLLVGGREFIAHRFMLAAQSPVFDAQLFGPMTDEEDTRRIEVVDMEPAIFEMLLHYIYKDSLPSCGEKGYDAATMQHLLVAADRYGMDRLKAMCEEKLLESINVQTVTSTLALADRHFCEQLKDACDKFLSAPGIAAIVLLRNGCTRLMAMLQSGHKEEAAAAGTK from the exons ATGGCTGAGAACCCGGCTGCTGCTGCAGTCAATCTCGGCGCAGGACTCCGGCTACCGGAGACGTCATCGAGATGCGTCATGGAGAGCGGCGCACACAACTTCGAGGTGACTAATTATGCGCTGCTTGAGGGACTGGGCGTCGGGAAGTACATCGCCTCAAGCACATTCAGGGTCGGCGGCTACGATTGGAATATGAGGTTCTACCCGGACGGAGAGAGGAAGGAGTCTGCCGGCAACGCTTCAGCCTTCTTGGCTAATCTCAGccaggccaaggacgaggtgaggaCAAAGTTCACCTTAAGCATGCTGGACGATCATGGCAATGCACAGGAAAGCAATCGCTGTGATTAC CTGCCCGGCCGCCTCGAGCGCGCCCTTAAGGACGGGAAGGGCACCGACGTGACGCTCCTCGTGGGTGGCAGGGAGTTCATCGCCCACAGGTTCATGCTGGCCGCACAGTCGCCGGTTTTCGACGCTCAGCTCTTTGGCCCGATGACGGATGAGGAGGACACGCGGCGCATAGAGGTTGTCGACATGGAGCCGGCCATCTTTGAGATGCTTCTTCACTACATCTACAAGGATTCGCTGCCCTCATGTGGCGAGAAAGGTTACGATGCTGCGACCATGCAGCACTTGCTAGTGGCGGCAGACCGGTACGGCATGGACAGGCTCAAGGCGATGTGCGAGGAGAAGCTGTTGGAAAGCATCAACGTGCAGACCGTTACAAGTACATTGGCGCTTGCAGATCGGCACTTCTGCGAGCAGCTCAAGGATGCTTGTGACAAGTTTCTTTCTGCGCCGGGAATAGCGGCCATTGTCTTGTTAAGAAACGGGTGCACACGCCTCATGGCAATGCTACAATCGGGGCACAAGGAGGAGGCAGCTGCCGCGGGGACGAAGTAA